The proteins below come from a single Stutzerimonas stutzeri RCH2 genomic window:
- a CDS encoding 1-phosphofructokinase family hexose kinase, whose translation MPLIATLTLNPAMDLSVSTARVISTEKLRCSLPRHDPGGGGINVARVVKTLGGKAVAVYPAGGPFGDLLQRSLDELGLVHRPVPIAGDTRESFTVDELASGLQYRFVLPGPTLSAQELQQCLDSLAALRPAPAYVVLSGSFPPGADLGFFDELLALARRIGARLVVDLSGEPLRHAARQGGVYLMKPSLDELGTLMGRTVSAEAEQEQALRSLIRQGCAEVIVLSLGADGALYAYGDQVGRLRTPEVPVASAVGAGDSMLGAIVLAMADGRSIPEAVCQGIAAGAATVMRPGTELCHREDVQRLLQLMESAH comes from the coding sequence ATGCCCCTGATTGCGACCCTGACCCTCAACCCCGCGATGGACCTCTCCGTCAGCACTGCTCGGGTGATCAGCACCGAGAAGTTGCGTTGCTCGCTGCCGCGTCACGATCCGGGTGGCGGCGGAATCAACGTGGCGCGCGTGGTGAAAACGCTGGGCGGCAAGGCGGTGGCCGTCTACCCGGCGGGCGGTCCTTTCGGCGATCTGCTGCAACGTTCGCTGGATGAGTTGGGCCTGGTGCATCGGCCGGTGCCGATTGCTGGCGACACCCGCGAGAGCTTCACTGTCGATGAGCTGGCCTCAGGCCTGCAGTACCGCTTCGTGCTACCCGGCCCGACGCTGTCCGCGCAGGAGTTGCAACAGTGCCTCGACAGCCTGGCGGCGCTGCGCCCGGCGCCGGCCTATGTGGTGCTGAGCGGCAGCTTTCCACCCGGCGCCGACCTTGGTTTTTTCGATGAGCTACTGGCGTTGGCACGACGTATCGGCGCTCGCCTGGTTGTTGATCTGTCCGGCGAGCCCCTGCGTCATGCGGCCCGGCAAGGCGGCGTGTATCTGATGAAGCCGAGCCTTGACGAGCTCGGAACCCTGATGGGCCGCACCGTCAGCGCTGAAGCCGAGCAGGAACAAGCACTGCGCAGCCTGATCAGGCAGGGCTGTGCGGAGGTCATCGTGCTGTCGCTTGGTGCCGATGGGGCGCTGTATGCCTATGGCGACCAGGTAGGCCGCCTGCGCACGCCGGAAGTGCCGGTCGCCAGCGCGGTGGGTGCGGGTGACAGCATGCTCGGAGCCATTGTGCTAGCGATGGCCGACGGACGTTCGATTCCTGAGGCGGTGTGCCAGGGGATTGCCGCTGGCGCAGCGACGGTGATGCGCCCAGGCACCGAGCTATGCCACCGCGAGGATGTCCAGCGCCTGCTGCAGCTGATGGAAAGCGCGCACTAA
- the nirB gene encoding nitrite reductase large subunit NirB, translating to MKKLKLVMIGNGMAGVRTLEELLKLTNELYDITVFGAEPHPNYNRILLSPVLAGEQQFEEIVLNDLNWYAENDIHLKLNCKVVKIDRVKRRVIADDGSEAEYDRLLIATGSNPFILPIPGKDLQGVIGYRDIADTQVMMETAKTHKHAVVIGGGLLGLEAANGLKLRGMDVTVVHIGDWLMERQLDKTAGTLLQSALESRGLKFLLPKHTAELLDNGEGRVCAVKFKDGEVVPADLVVMAAGIRPNSELAEQAGIPCNRGILVNDTLQTYDPRIYAVGECANHRGTAYGLVAPLFEQAKVCANHLAMLGFSRYLGSVTSTKLKVTGIDLFSAGDFIGGDGTETITLSDPIGGVYKKLVIKDDVLVGACLYGDTADGGWYFRQVREGQNVGQIRDHLMFGEGAIGDAGHQGQSKAMSMPDDMEVCGCNGVCKGTIVKAIQEHGLFSVDEVKKHTKAASSCGSCAGLVEQILINTVGGAADVKPKSEKAICGCSDLNHGQVRKAIREHHLTSIPAAMAFMEWRTPNGCATCRPALNYYLISTWPGEAKDDPQSRFINERAHANIQKDGTYSVIPRMWGGVTNAAELRRIADVADKYQVPMVKVTGGQRIDLLGIRKEDLPGVWKDLDMPSGHAYGKSIRTVKTCVGSEFCRFGTQNSTQMGIDLEHALFNMWSPHKVKLAVSGCPRNCAESGIKDVGIIGVDSGWELYIGGNGGIKTEAGEFFVKVKTAEEVMEYSLAFLQLYREEAFYLERTVHYMQRVGMDHIKKAVLNDAERRKALHQRLLFSLSFEQDPWQEQLSKPQLKKEFDRIAVKQLENA from the coding sequence ATGAAGAAACTCAAACTGGTAATGATCGGCAACGGCATGGCCGGCGTGCGGACCCTTGAGGAACTGCTCAAGCTCACCAACGAGCTCTATGACATCACGGTGTTCGGCGCCGAGCCGCATCCCAACTACAACCGCATCCTGCTCTCCCCCGTGCTGGCCGGCGAACAACAGTTCGAAGAGATCGTGCTCAACGACCTCAACTGGTACGCCGAGAACGACATCCACCTCAAGCTCAACTGCAAGGTGGTGAAGATTGACCGGGTCAAACGCCGGGTGATCGCCGACGACGGCAGCGAGGCGGAATACGACCGCCTACTCATCGCCACCGGCTCCAACCCGTTCATTCTGCCCATTCCTGGCAAGGACCTGCAGGGTGTGATCGGCTACCGCGACATTGCCGACACCCAGGTGATGATGGAAACCGCCAAGACCCACAAACACGCGGTGGTCATCGGCGGCGGCCTGCTTGGCCTGGAGGCGGCCAATGGCCTCAAGCTGCGCGGCATGGACGTCACCGTGGTGCACATCGGTGACTGGCTGATGGAACGCCAGCTGGACAAGACCGCCGGCACCCTGCTGCAGAGCGCGCTGGAAAGCCGTGGCCTGAAGTTTCTCCTGCCCAAGCACACCGCCGAACTGCTCGACAACGGCGAAGGCCGGGTCTGCGCGGTCAAGTTCAAGGACGGTGAGGTGGTCCCCGCCGACCTGGTGGTGATGGCCGCCGGCATCCGCCCCAACAGCGAACTGGCCGAACAGGCCGGCATCCCGTGCAATCGCGGCATTCTGGTCAACGACACCCTGCAGACCTACGACCCGCGCATCTATGCCGTCGGCGAATGCGCCAACCATCGCGGCACGGCCTATGGCCTGGTCGCGCCGCTGTTCGAACAGGCCAAGGTCTGCGCCAATCACCTGGCCATGCTCGGCTTCTCCCGCTATCTCGGCTCGGTGACTTCGACCAAGCTAAAGGTCACCGGCATCGATCTGTTCTCGGCCGGCGATTTCATCGGCGGCGACGGCACCGAGACCATCACCCTCTCCGACCCCATCGGCGGCGTCTACAAGAAACTGGTGATCAAGGACGACGTGCTGGTCGGCGCCTGCCTGTACGGCGACACCGCCGACGGCGGCTGGTACTTCCGCCAGGTGCGCGAGGGCCAGAACGTGGGCCAGATCCGCGACCATTTGATGTTTGGCGAAGGCGCCATAGGCGACGCAGGCCACCAGGGCCAGAGCAAGGCCATGTCGATGCCGGACGACATGGAAGTCTGCGGCTGTAACGGTGTGTGCAAAGGCACCATCGTCAAGGCGATCCAGGAACACGGGCTGTTCTCGGTGGACGAGGTGAAAAAGCACACCAAGGCCGCCAGTTCCTGCGGCTCCTGTGCCGGGCTGGTCGAACAGATTCTGATCAATACCGTCGGCGGCGCCGCCGACGTCAAGCCGAAGAGCGAGAAGGCCATCTGCGGCTGCAGCGACCTCAACCACGGCCAGGTGCGCAAGGCCATTCGCGAGCACCACCTGACCAGCATTCCGGCGGCCATGGCCTTCATGGAATGGCGCACGCCGAACGGCTGCGCCACCTGCCGCCCGGCGCTGAACTACTACCTGATCTCCACCTGGCCGGGCGAAGCCAAGGACGACCCGCAGTCGCGCTTCATCAACGAGCGCGCCCACGCCAACATCCAGAAGGACGGCACCTACTCGGTCATTCCCCGCATGTGGGGCGGCGTCACCAATGCCGCCGAGCTGCGGCGCATCGCCGACGTGGCGGACAAGTATCAGGTGCCGATGGTCAAGGTTACCGGCGGCCAGCGCATCGACCTGCTGGGCATCAGGAAGGAAGACCTGCCGGGTGTCTGGAAAGACCTGGATATGCCTTCCGGCCACGCCTACGGCAAATCCATCCGTACCGTGAAGACCTGTGTCGGCAGCGAATTCTGCCGTTTCGGCACGCAGAACTCGACGCAGATGGGCATCGATCTGGAACACGCGCTGTTCAACATGTGGTCGCCGCACAAGGTCAAGCTGGCCGTTTCCGGCTGCCCGCGCAACTGCGCCGAATCCGGCATCAAGGACGTCGGCATCATCGGCGTGGACTCCGGCTGGGAGCTGTACATCGGCGGCAACGGCGGCATCAAGACCGAGGCCGGCGAGTTCTTCGTCAAGGTGAAGACAGCCGAGGAGGTCATGGAATACAGCCTGGCGTTCCTCCAGCTCTACCGCGAGGAAGCCTTCTACCTCGAGCGCACCGTGCACTACATGCAGCGCGTCGGCATGGATCACATCAAGAAGGCCGTGTTGAACGACGCCGAGCGACGCAAGGCCCTGCACCAGCGACTGCTGTTCTCGCTTTCCTTCGAGCAGGACCCGTGGCAGGAGCAGCTCTCCAAGCCGCAGCTGAAGAAGGAATTCGACCGCATCGCCGTCAAGCAGCTGGAAAACGCCTGA
- a CDS encoding thioesterase family protein, with amino-acid sequence MARLNLQFPEDQYCFSTQLTVRITDINAGNHLANDSMISMISEARARFLFAYGVAETRQDGAGIIVTDLATTYKAEAHARDALLFEVGVMDFNKYGGDIIFRITRPADGTLIAMAKSGFVFYDYSQSRVVAMPEAFAAKFPRVNRLD; translated from the coding sequence ATGGCGCGCCTGAACCTGCAGTTCCCGGAAGACCAGTACTGTTTTTCCACCCAGCTCACCGTACGCATCACCGACATCAACGCCGGCAACCATCTGGCCAACGATTCGATGATCTCTATGATTTCCGAGGCGCGGGCGCGCTTTCTATTTGCCTACGGCGTGGCCGAAACCCGCCAGGACGGTGCCGGGATCATCGTCACCGACCTGGCCACGACTTATAAAGCCGAGGCCCATGCCCGTGACGCGCTGCTGTTCGAGGTTGGCGTGATGGACTTCAACAAGTACGGCGGCGATATCATCTTCCGCATCACTCGCCCTGCCGACGGCACGCTGATCGCCATGGCCAAGTCCGGCTTCGTCTTCTACGACTACTCCCAAAGCCGTGTGGTCGCCATGCCCGAAGCCTTTGCGGCGAAGTTTCCGCGGGTTAACCGGCTCGATTAG
- a CDS encoding nitrate/nitrite transporter, translating to MSTSFWKAGHAPTLFASFLYFDLSFMVWYVLGPLGVQIAADLGLTTQQRAFMVATPILAGAVLRLALGILADRTSPKTAGLFGQSVVIVALFVAWLHGIHSYEQALLLGLFLGMAGASFAVALPLASQWYPAEHQGKAMGIAGAGNSGTVLAALFAPVLAAIFGWNNVFGLALIPLVLTLIIFASVAKNAPNRPAPKSLADYMKALGDRDSWWFMFFYSVTFGGFLGLASTLPGYFHDQYAFDPVKAGYYTAACVFAGSLLRPLGGALADRIGGIRALLVMYTVAAFCIAAVGFNLPSSTAALALFVVAMLSLGAGNGAVFQLVPQRFNKEIGVMTGLVGMAGGIGGFLLTAGLGAVKQSTGDYQIGLWLFASLGVLAWFGLHGVKRRWRTTWGSAAVTAARV from the coding sequence ATGAGTACGAGTTTCTGGAAAGCCGGCCACGCGCCGACCCTGTTTGCCTCCTTCCTCTACTTCGACCTGAGTTTCATGGTCTGGTACGTCCTCGGCCCGCTGGGCGTGCAGATCGCCGCCGATCTCGGCCTGACCACCCAGCAACGCGCCTTCATGGTCGCCACGCCGATCCTCGCCGGTGCCGTACTACGTCTCGCGCTGGGCATCCTGGCGGATCGCACGTCGCCGAAAACCGCCGGGCTGTTTGGCCAGAGCGTCGTCATCGTCGCGCTGTTCGTCGCCTGGCTACATGGCATCCACAGCTACGAGCAGGCTTTGCTGCTCGGCCTGTTCCTCGGCATGGCCGGCGCATCCTTTGCCGTGGCGCTGCCGCTGGCCTCGCAGTGGTATCCGGCAGAGCACCAGGGCAAGGCGATGGGCATCGCCGGGGCCGGCAATTCCGGCACCGTGCTGGCGGCCTTGTTCGCGCCGGTGTTGGCGGCCATCTTCGGATGGAATAACGTCTTCGGCCTGGCGCTGATTCCGCTGGTGCTCACCCTGATCATCTTCGCCAGCGTGGCGAAGAATGCGCCCAACCGCCCGGCGCCGAAGTCGCTGGCCGATTACATGAAGGCACTGGGCGACCGCGACAGCTGGTGGTTCATGTTCTTCTACAGCGTGACCTTTGGCGGCTTTCTCGGCCTGGCCAGCACCCTGCCCGGCTATTTCCACGACCAGTACGCCTTCGACCCGGTCAAGGCCGGCTACTACACCGCTGCCTGCGTCTTCGCCGGCAGCCTGCTGCGCCCGCTCGGCGGCGCACTGGCCGACCGCATCGGCGGCATCCGCGCGCTGCTGGTGATGTACACCGTCGCGGCATTCTGCATCGCTGCGGTGGGCTTCAACCTGCCGAGTTCCACAGCAGCCCTGGCACTGTTCGTGGTCGCCATGCTCAGCCTCGGTGCCGGCAATGGAGCGGTGTTCCAGCTGGTGCCGCAGCGTTTCAACAAGGAAATCGGCGTGATGACCGGACTGGTCGGCATGGCCGGCGGTATCGGTGGCTTTCTGCTCACCGCCGGGCTTGGCGCAGTCAAACAATCGACCGGTGACTACCAAATCGGCCTCTGGTTGTTCGCCAGCCTCGGCGTGCTCGCCTGGTTCGGCCTGCATGGGGTCAAGCGTCGCTGGCGCACTACCTGGGGCTCGGCTGCGGTAACCGCGGCGCGGGTGTGA
- a CDS encoding nitrate reductase, giving the protein MRMTTASTCCYCGVGCGVLIEHDGERILDVAGDPSHPANFGKLCSKGSTLHLTGDLDARALYPELRLGKGLARSRTDWDSALEHAASVFAETIREHGPDSVAFYVSGQLLTEDYYAFNKMARALVGTNNLDSNSRLCMSSAVVGYKRSLGADAPPCSYEDIELADCLLIAGSNMAYAHPVLFRRLEEAKAKRPEMTIIVVDPRRTDTSELADLHLPILPGTDVALFHGLLHILMWEGWIDRRFIDGHTEGFDALKSLVRDYTPAMVAELCGISVDDLQTCARLIGSAPAFLSLWCMGLNQSTAGSAKNSALINLHLATGQIGKPGAGPFSLTGQPNAMGGRETGSLSNLLPGHRDATNAEHRAEVAHYWGIEQLPKQPGLSAIELFEAVRAGKIKALWIACTNPAQSLPDQQKVHEALANCPFVVVQEAFFTTETCRHADLLLPAASWGEKEGTVTNSERRISHVRRAVPAPGEARADWAITCDFARRLERHLRPGAPSLFAFENAEALFEEYKPLTAGRDLDYSGLSYALIDTLGPQQWPFPPGSEQGTAQLYGDGVFPTANGRARFIAEHYQAPKEKREARYPLTLNTGRLRDQWHGMSRTGTAARLFGHVEEALLGMNAEDMRRRRLLDGQLVTVKSRRGSLILPVQKDDSLRAGQAFLPMHWGDRFLKGLGSNVLTLASVDPLSKQPELKHAGIEVEQVELPWQFFALVEGDVQRRFEALRPLFETFDYASFSLGGRERSALLIRAARDAAPTTAELDAIDSLLGLDEGPVLAYDDPRRAVGKRVRIEEGRIVALRLAGETAARQWLRGLWESGSADAELRRWLLAPLSAPPGGATISTNRTLCNCMNVSQSKVRAGIERGLDLAGLKQELGCGTSCGSCVPEIKRLLASQPERAIS; this is encoded by the coding sequence ATGCGTATGACAACCGCCTCGACCTGCTGCTACTGCGGTGTCGGATGTGGCGTGCTGATCGAGCACGACGGCGAGCGCATCCTCGATGTGGCCGGCGACCCCAGCCATCCGGCCAACTTCGGCAAGCTGTGCAGCAAGGGCTCGACGTTGCACCTGACCGGCGATCTGGACGCTCGCGCGCTCTACCCCGAGCTGCGTCTGGGCAAGGGCCTGGCGCGCAGCCGTACCGACTGGGACAGTGCCCTGGAGCATGCGGCCAGCGTATTCGCCGAGACCATCCGCGAGCACGGCCCGGATAGCGTCGCCTTCTACGTCTCCGGCCAGCTGCTGACCGAGGACTACTACGCCTTCAACAAAATGGCCCGCGCACTGGTCGGCACCAACAACCTGGATTCCAATTCGCGGCTATGCATGTCCTCGGCGGTGGTCGGCTACAAGCGCAGCCTGGGCGCCGACGCCCCGCCCTGCTCCTACGAGGACATCGAGCTGGCCGACTGCCTGCTGATCGCCGGCAGCAACATGGCCTACGCGCATCCGGTGCTGTTCCGCCGCCTGGAAGAAGCCAAGGCGAAGCGACCGGAGATGACCATCATCGTCGTCGACCCGCGGCGCACCGACACCAGCGAGCTGGCCGACCTGCACCTGCCGATCCTGCCCGGCACCGATGTCGCGCTGTTCCACGGGCTGCTGCATATCCTCATGTGGGAAGGCTGGATCGACCGCCGCTTCATCGATGGCCATACCGAAGGCTTCGATGCGCTGAAAAGTCTGGTGCGCGATTACACCCCAGCGATGGTCGCCGAACTCTGTGGCATCTCTGTAGATGATCTGCAGACCTGTGCACGGCTGATTGGAAGCGCTCCAGCTTTTCTCTCCCTGTGGTGCATGGGGCTGAATCAATCCACCGCCGGCAGCGCGAAGAACAGTGCGCTGATCAACCTGCACCTGGCCACCGGACAGATCGGCAAGCCGGGCGCAGGGCCCTTCTCGCTGACCGGTCAACCGAACGCCATGGGCGGCCGCGAAACCGGCAGCCTGTCCAATCTGCTGCCCGGCCACCGCGACGCAACCAATGCCGAACACCGCGCCGAAGTGGCGCACTATTGGGGTATCGAGCAGCTACCCAAGCAGCCTGGACTGTCCGCCATCGAGCTGTTCGAGGCCGTGCGCGCAGGCAAGATCAAGGCGCTATGGATCGCCTGCACCAACCCGGCCCAGTCGCTGCCGGACCAGCAGAAAGTCCATGAGGCCCTGGCCAACTGCCCCTTCGTCGTGGTGCAGGAAGCCTTCTTTACCACCGAAACCTGCCGCCACGCCGACCTTCTGCTGCCGGCCGCGAGCTGGGGCGAGAAGGAAGGCACGGTGACCAACTCCGAACGCCGCATCAGCCATGTACGCCGCGCCGTACCGGCGCCCGGCGAAGCCCGTGCGGACTGGGCGATCACCTGTGATTTCGCCCGGCGCCTGGAACGCCACCTGCGCCCCGGTGCGCCGAGCCTGTTTGCCTTCGAGAATGCCGAAGCGCTGTTCGAAGAGTACAAGCCGCTCACTGCCGGTCGCGATCTGGACTACAGCGGCCTGAGCTATGCACTGATCGATACCCTAGGTCCGCAGCAGTGGCCATTCCCGCCGGGCAGCGAACAGGGCACAGCGCAGCTGTATGGCGACGGTGTGTTCCCCACTGCCAATGGCCGCGCGCGTTTTATCGCCGAGCATTATCAGGCGCCGAAGGAAAAGCGCGAGGCGCGCTATCCGCTGACGCTAAATACCGGCCGGCTGCGCGACCAATGGCACGGCATGAGCCGCACAGGCACCGCGGCGCGGCTGTTCGGTCATGTCGAGGAAGCACTGCTCGGCATGAACGCTGAGGACATGCGCCGCCGGCGTCTGCTGGACGGCCAGTTGGTGACGGTGAAAAGCCGTCGCGGCAGCCTGATCCTGCCGGTGCAGAAGGACGACAGCCTGCGTGCCGGCCAGGCCTTCCTGCCGATGCACTGGGGCGATCGCTTTCTCAAGGGGCTGGGCAGCAACGTACTGACTCTGGCCAGCGTCGATCCGCTGTCGAAGCAGCCGGAACTCAAGCACGCCGGCATCGAAGTCGAACAGGTCGAATTGCCCTGGCAGTTCTTTGCGCTGGTTGAAGGCGATGTGCAGCGACGCTTCGAGGCGCTGCGGCCATTGTTCGAAACCTTCGACTACGCCAGTTTCAGCCTCGGCGGGCGCGAGCGCTCGGCCTTGCTGATCCGCGCCGCCCGGGACGCCGCGCCAACCACCGCCGAGCTGGACGCCATCGACAGCCTGCTCGGCCTCGACGAAGGCCCGGTGCTGGCCTATGACGACCCGCGTCGTGCAGTCGGCAAGCGCGTACGCATCGAGGAAGGCCGTATCGTCGCGTTGCGTCTGGCCGGCGAAACCGCCGCCCGGCAGTGGCTGCGCGGACTCTGGGAAAGCGGCAGCGCTGACGCCGAACTGCGTCGCTGGCTGCTGGCTCCACTCAGCGCGCCACCTGGCGGCGCGACCATCAGCACCAACCGCACTCTGTGTAACTGCATGAACGTCAGCCAGAGCAAGGTCCGCGCAGGCATCGAGCGCGGGCTCGACCTCGCAGGACTGAAGCAGGAGCTGGGTTGCGGCACCAGCTGCGGCTCCTGCGTCCCCGAAATCAAGCGCCTGCTGGCCAGCCAGCCGGAACGCGCAATTTCCTGA
- a CDS encoding ANTAR domain-containing response regulator, which yields MLRILLIDDTPRKIGRLKSALIEAGFEVIAESGLSIDLPERVEAIRPDVVLIDTDSPGRDVLEQVVLVSRDQPRPIVMFTDDSDPGAMRQAIRAGVSAYIVEGIQAQRLKPILDVAMARFETDQAMRAQLQAREQQLAERKRIELAKGMLMKMRDCKEEEAYTLMRRQAMSRQQKLIQVAEQIIAMNELLGQ from the coding sequence ATGTTGCGCATCCTGCTGATCGACGATACCCCGCGAAAGATCGGCCGTCTGAAGAGCGCGCTGATCGAGGCTGGCTTCGAAGTCATCGCTGAGTCCGGCCTGAGCATAGACCTGCCCGAACGAGTCGAGGCGATCCGCCCGGACGTGGTGCTGATCGACACCGACTCACCCGGCCGCGACGTACTCGAACAGGTGGTACTGGTAAGTCGCGACCAGCCACGGCCGATCGTCATGTTCACCGACGATAGCGATCCGGGCGCCATGCGCCAGGCAATCCGCGCCGGTGTCAGCGCCTATATCGTCGAAGGTATCCAGGCCCAGCGGCTGAAACCAATCCTCGATGTGGCCATGGCCCGCTTCGAGACCGACCAGGCGATGCGGGCACAACTCCAGGCCCGCGAGCAGCAATTGGCGGAACGCAAACGCATCGAACTGGCCAAGGGCATGCTGATGAAGATGCGCGATTGCAAGGAGGAAGAGGCCTATACGCTGATGCGCCGCCAGGCGATGAGCCGGCAACAGAAACTGATCCAGGTCGCCGAACAGATCATCGCCATGAATGAACTCCTCGGGCAGTAA
- the nirD gene encoding nitrite reductase small subunit NirD — translation MNWLDICALDEINPLGSRIIAGPKGDIAIFRTSDDQVFALDDRCPHKGGPLSQGIVYGKQVACPLHNWQIDLASGEALAPDVGCAHRHEARVENGRVQLSLNQRKECAA, via the coding sequence ATGAACTGGCTCGATATCTGCGCACTGGATGAAATCAACCCGCTCGGCTCGCGCATCATCGCCGGCCCCAAGGGCGACATCGCGATCTTCCGCACTTCGGACGATCAGGTCTTTGCGCTCGACGACCGCTGCCCACACAAGGGCGGCCCGCTGTCGCAGGGGATCGTCTACGGCAAGCAGGTCGCCTGTCCGCTGCACAACTGGCAGATCGACCTGGCCAGCGGCGAGGCCTTGGCCCCGGACGTCGGCTGCGCCCATCGCCACGAGGCGCGCGTCGAGAACGGGCGCGTGCAGCTTTCGCTTAACCAGCGCAAGGAATGCGCGGCCTGA
- a CDS encoding bifunctional protein-serine/threonine kinase/phosphatase, producing MPLRLSYGEASAAGPRPENQDAIRIVTPAPGLATGKGYLFALADGVSQCADGGLAARATLQALAFDYYATPETWAVAQSLDRVLVAHNRWLQANGGSQPLLTTLTALVLRGRRFTLAHVGDCRAYRWNGSQLERLSEDHVWEQSGMQHVLKRAMGLDQHLVVDYLDGELQEGDSYLLLSDGVWSCVPERDIAHILHDQPDLGAAARALVNLAHQSGSQDNASALLLRVETLPEAVLADALAQLDHWPLPPKLRPGQLFEGWQVIELLHESRQSLIYRVLDGQGQPWLLKTLPPSRQDESDAGPALLQEEWFMRRVAGRNFAELHPLPQRQHLYYVQREYAGRTLAQHLERDGPLPLTDLLQIASRLIRAVGMLHRRNILHRDIKPENLLLGEDGELRILDFGLAFCPGLSRDLPNHLPGTPSFIAPEAFTGAEPSAAQDLYATGVTLYYLLTGHYPYGEIEAFQRPRFGNPTPASRYRPDVPTWLEESLGRAVAAEPRQRFETAEQWLLELEQGEQRSASLRPRPLLEREPLKVWRGMALLSLLLNLLLVVLLIKNA from the coding sequence ATGCCCCTGCGATTGAGCTATGGCGAGGCCAGCGCCGCCGGCCCGCGCCCGGAAAACCAGGACGCAATACGCATCGTCACCCCGGCACCCGGGCTGGCCACCGGCAAGGGCTATCTGTTCGCGCTGGCCGATGGCGTCAGCCAGTGCGCCGATGGCGGCCTGGCTGCACGGGCGACCTTGCAGGCGCTGGCCTTCGACTACTACGCAACGCCCGAAACCTGGGCCGTCGCGCAATCGCTGGACCGCGTGCTGGTCGCACATAACCGCTGGCTACAGGCCAACGGCGGAAGTCAGCCGCTATTGACCACGCTGACCGCGCTGGTCCTGCGCGGGCGACGCTTCACCCTGGCCCACGTCGGCGATTGCCGAGCCTACCGCTGGAACGGCTCCCAGCTCGAGCGGCTCAGCGAAGACCATGTCTGGGAACAGTCGGGCATGCAGCATGTGCTCAAGCGTGCCATGGGCCTGGATCAGCATCTGGTGGTGGACTACCTCGACGGCGAGCTGCAGGAAGGCGACAGCTACCTGCTGCTGAGCGACGGCGTCTGGTCGTGCGTCCCCGAGCGCGACATCGCGCATATCCTGCACGATCAGCCTGACCTCGGCGCCGCAGCACGGGCGCTGGTCAATCTGGCGCACCAGAGCGGCAGCCAGGACAACGCCAGTGCATTGCTGCTGCGCGTAGAAACGCTGCCCGAAGCGGTGCTGGCCGACGCCCTCGCCCAGCTCGATCACTGGCCGCTGCCGCCAAAGCTGCGACCCGGTCAACTGTTCGAAGGCTGGCAGGTAATTGAGCTGCTGCACGAGTCGCGACAATCACTGATCTACCGCGTGCTCGATGGCCAGGGCCAACCGTGGCTGCTGAAGACGCTGCCACCCAGCCGACAGGACGAGTCGGACGCCGGGCCGGCATTGCTGCAGGAGGAGTGGTTCATGCGTCGGGTAGCCGGGCGCAATTTCGCCGAACTGCATCCCCTTCCGCAGCGCCAGCACCTGTACTACGTGCAGCGCGAATATGCCGGAAGGACACTGGCCCAGCACCTTGAACGGGACGGCCCGCTGCCCCTGACCGATCTGCTGCAGATCGCATCAAGGCTGATCCGCGCGGTAGGCATGCTGCATCGGCGCAACATTCTGCACCGCGACATCAAGCCGGAGAACCTGCTGCTGGGCGAGGACGGCGAGCTGCGCATCCTGGATTTCGGCCTGGCGTTCTGTCCTGGGCTGTCCCGCGACCTGCCCAATCACCTGCCCGGCACCCCGAGTTTCATTGCCCCGGAGGCGTTCACGGGCGCAGAACCCAGTGCTGCGCAGGATCTCTACGCGACCGGCGTGACGCTCTATTACCTGCTGACCGGGCACTACCCCTACGGCGAGATCGAAGCCTTCCAGCGCCCGCGCTTCGGCAACCCGACACCGGCCAGCCGCTATCGCCCGGACGTGCCTACCTGGCTGGAGGAAAGCCTTGGCCGCGCGGTGGCGGCAGAGCCACGGCAGCGCTTCGAGACCGCCGAACAATGGCTGCTGGAACTGGAACAGGGCGAACAGCGAAGCGCCAGCCTGCGGCCACGCCCGCTGCTCGAACGTGAGCCGCTGAAGGTCTGGCGCGGCATGGCATTACTGTCGCTGCTGCTCAACCTGCTGCTGGTCGTGTTGCTGATAAAAAACGCGTGA